In Nodosilinea sp. PGN35, the genomic stretch CCCCCAGCGCACCGTAAGCCACCCATAGATATCGGCGGGGCACCATAGCAAGCTTCGACCCAACGACTACTGGGTGCTCAACACCCGCGACAACCCAGCGACACTACTCACTCGGGTCACTCGGAGGGGTGAAAGACGCCAGATAGTCATTGATTTTACCCTCCATCCAGGTTCCATACAGCTGATGAAGAATGGTGCTTTGCAGCGCCGGGGTTAGGTCTGGATAGACTAAATCGTCTATCCAAAACAGCTCATAAAATTGATTGGCCGCTTTGATCGGCCCTACCAGTTCACCGACTCGGGCCGTGGATAGAATTTCAGCCAGATCGGGCGATAGATCACGCCGCAGAATGGTGCCCTCATAGCCGCAGTGGAGACGGCGGTTTTCATCGATGTCGTAGACGTGGGCCGCCTCAAAGAAGCTGATCTCTTCTTCTTCAATTTGGTAAAAAATTTCCTGGGCCAGATGCTCGTAGGGCACCACAATTTTGTAGAGCACCAGCCGATCAAAGCTATGCTGGTGCTGAGAAAATACAGCATCGACCTGATCGACAAACAGGCTATTCATGACCTTTTCGGTGAGCAGATTAGCGCGCAACATTTGCTTGAGATCGTTCAGAGTAGCTCCGCGATCGGTAAGCCAGTCGGTAAATCCGGCGGGGTGATCAAACGTCTTCTCGTAGCGGATGGTTTCGACAGCCACGTCTATTTCTTGGAGAGTGACGGTTATGCCCTGCTCTAGGGCGACCTGATGAATGATTCTTTGCTCGACAATCGCCTGGTGAATCTCTGGCAAACGAAAATTTTGGCGAAGAAAGTTAATGATTTCTTGAGCGTCTAGAGATAGATCGGCTAAATTTGCCATAAATCTCGTATTCCACAAGCAACCTACTGCTCATCTGCATTGAGGGTTTTGCTGAAGCAGCCATAGACCTGAAGAATTGCCTGACGTTCACCTGAAACTGGATGCTGCTGAGCAGTATAGTGATAAGCCTCTCAATTATACTGCCATCTTGCCAGCAGTAAAATTTTCTCCGAAAGCTTGGCTGCGAGTTATCTTCATCTTTGCCTTACAGTAAGAACATTATTTTATCTTGTTTTTTAAGCTACTCTGCTAGCTGAAGCTTTAATGATTGCTAGGCTTGGGGAAGCAGAAAAATTTTCTAAGGCACGAGGCCACTGTCATGAATGCGCATCTATCATGCCAGCCTAGACGAGTATTGCTCACCCCACGATGCAAGTTTGATCACCCTGCCAAAGGCGCGCAAACGGCATCCCAAGACCGTGTTTCAATACCACTGATTGAGACCCTGCTGGCTGAGATTGAGTCGGCCCAAATCGATAGCTTTGAGCTAGGCGATGAAATTGTGACCTATAGGCCCAGAAGCAGCCCCCTGAGTGAGCGAGATCACCTCTTCTTAATTGTGTCTGGAACGGTGCGTCTGCTGGCCCGCAATGAAGGCCTGCAAAAAACCGTTTCGGTGGCCTGCCTGGGGCTGGGGGAAGCCTTTGGCTGCGATCGCATCTTCTACGGGCAGCCCCTCCCCTACCGGGCCAGGGCTGCCACGCCCTGCCAGCTGCTGCGGTTGTCGGCCCAGGCCCTAGGGCAAGGGTTGAGCCGATGGCCCCTGCTGCTGGGCTGTCTCCAGGGGCAAATGCGGCGGCGATCGCAGCTGGCCTTTTTCAAGCAGTGCACCCCCCTGGGCGCGGTGCCCAGCACCACCCTCAGCCAGGGTCTGCTGCCCCGTCTGATCGAGCAGCCCCTACCGGCGGGCCGCCCCCTGGCCGAGGCTGCTTTGACCCCTGGCGACTACCTCTGGCTGCGCCGAGGGCACCTGCTCAACCCGTCCACCCCAGATTGGTCGCCCCAGGTGGGCGATGGCTGGCGTTACGCTCTGCCCCAGGGGCACTGGGTCGCCCAGACCGACGGACTACTCTATCGGCTGGTCGGCCATAGCCCAATTGGGGACAATATCAAACGGCTGTTGTCGGTCTAGGCGACTTCTAAAAAATAGTTTCCCTAATGGTGCCTACAACGGCTGAAACCATAGAGTCCCGGCTGGCGGGCAGTGCCCATCCACAGAATGTCACCCGCCTAAAACAGGAAAAAGAACGGGAAAATTTTGCCAATGGTTTCCAGCACCCCGTCAAAGGAGTCTGAGAACTGGGCGGTGCCCGATCGCCCCACAATGATCACATCGTTGGCGTAGAGAATCGGGTTGGTGTCTTCGTTGATGCCCTGGGTAAAATCGACGGCTACCTCCCGCTGGGAGACGCTGCCGTCGGGGTTGAGCCGCACGAGCTGAACGGAGCCGGTCTGGGCGCGGCTGTTGTCAAACCCGCCCACCGCCAGCAGGGCCTGGTTGAGGGGCGTGTTGGGGGGCACTTCTACGGTGCCGGGGCGGGGCACCTCGCCCACCACGTTGACCTGAATCATCGCCGGGGAAAAGCTGGCCGAGGCCAGACTGCGGGCTTCGGCGGGGGCAATGGCGGTGGTGGTGGGCACCACAATGCTGTCGCCATCGCGCAGGGCAATGTCCTGGCTGAGATCGCCGCTTTGCAGCAGGGCCCACAGGTCGAGGTTGAGGGTGGTGGCGGTGTCAGGGGACTGCTGCCGCTCGACTTGAACCTGGCGCACATTGGCAAACTGGGTAATGCCGCCTGCCTGTTGCAGGGCCTGGGTCACCGTGGGCCAGCGAGCGTCGGGGGCGCTGCCGGGGGCTTCGGTAAACGACACCACGTAGGAGCCGGGCCGGTTGACCGCCCCGGCCACGCTGACCCGCAGGGGGCGCGGGCTGGTCAGGGTCACCGTCACCAGCGGGTCGTAGAGGTAGCGGTCGTAGGCGGCGGCGATCGCCGCCGCCGCCTGGGTCAGGGTCAGGCCCTTCACCGCCACGCCGCCCACCCAGTTGAGGTTGACCGAGCCGTCGATCAGCACCTGCCGCTCGCCGCTGTGCTCGGGCACGTTGAAAATGTCAATCAGGACGCGATCGCCCGGCCCCAGCAGATAGGTTTCGGTGTCAACGGCAACGGTAGGCATCGGTGCCACCGCCTGATGTTCTGGTGCTGGGGCCGGCGGTAGCGGGGTGAGGGGTGAGGCCAGCCCCGCTGGGCTGCTTGCCAACAGACCTAGCGCGAGGGAGGCCGCGCCGATGGGCCAGCGGCGAAGATGGCCAGTTGACAGCGGATTCATGGACAGCGATCTCCTGGGTAAATGGGATGGATAGGATGCGGATTTGCTTTGGAAATAGCCCTGACAGGGTGCGTTGCTGCGCGAGTGCACCCTACGGTTTTTATCGCTGGGGGTGCGGCGTCAACGCCATAAACGATAGGTATAGCTGTAGCCAATCTGGTTGAGACACCGCATCCATGAACGTTCAAACGTTTGAACGTTCGCGGAGTCTTTTGATGTCCTAACCGAGGTGACCATGGCTGTATTAAGGAGGTTTCCAGCAAAGCAAATACCCTACAAGCGAGTCGTTCTACCGTAGGGGCAAACGGTTGTTTGCCCAGGGCAGGGACGTTCTTTTTGAAAAATGGTCTAAGCAGTTTTGTCGTAGCTGCCCGCCAGCACCGACACCGGACGCGGCTCCACGGTGGGCCGGGGCAAAGGCTTGGGCTTGGGCTCGACCGCAGGCTTGAGCGGCGCAGGATCGGGCGCGGTTACCGAAGGTTGGTATTGAGGTCTAAAGCCGGGCACCAGCTGCTCTAGCAAAAAGGTGATCTCCGTCGGGTCGTGGCGCAGGGCAGCGCGGCCCAGGGCGCGCACCAGGCGGTCGAGCTGGGCGGGCACAATGCCGCTGGCGTTGGTGACCACAAACAGCTTGGGGTGGCGGGTGGCGGTGTACTGCTCACCGCCGACAAACAGCTCTTCGTAGAGCTTTTCGCCGGGGCGCAGGCCGGTAAAGACAATGTGCATGGTCTTGCCCAGCTCGTAGCCCGACAGGCGGATCAGCTCCTTGGCCAGGTCCACAATTTTCACCGGCTGGCCCATGTCGAGCATGAACACCTCGCCCCCCTGGCCCATGGTGGCGGCCTGGAGCACCAGCTGCACCGCCTCGGGAATAGTCATAAAGTAGCGGCAAATGTCGGGGTGGGTGACGGTAATCGGGCCACCCTCGGCAATCTGGCGCTTGAAGGTGGGCACCACGCTGCCCCGGCTGCCCAGCACATTGCCAAAGCGCACCACCTCGTAGCGTTGGCCGCTCTGGCGGGCCGCTTGCAGCACCAGCATTTCGGCCACCCGCTTGCTGGCCCCCATGATGTTGGTGGGGTTGACCGCCTTGTCGGTGGAGATCATGACAAAGTGCTCGACCTGGTAGCGCTGGGCCAGGGTGACCAGGTTTTGGGTGCCGAGAATGTTGTTGGTGACGGCCTCGGCGGCGTTGGACTCCATCATCGGCACGTGCTTGTGGGCGGCGGCGTGGAACACCATCTGGGGCTGAAACTGCCGGAAGCCGTGCTCCAGGCGATGGCGAAAGCGAATATCGGCAATGAAGGGAGAAATCTTGGGGCGATCGCCCATCCCCTGCACCACCTTTTTCAGCTCCTGCTGAATGTTAAAGATGGAGTTTTCGCCGTGGCCCACCAGGATCAGTTCTGCGGGGTGGCACTGGAGCAGCTGGCGGCACAGCTCGCTGCCAATGGAGCCCCCGGCCCCGGTGACCAGCACCCGCTTGCCCCGCACCAGGTTGGCCACCTGCTCGCCCTCCATCTGCACCGGGTCGCGGCGCAGCAGGTCTTCGATCTGCACGTCCCGCACCCGCCCGAGGGAAACGCGACCGTTGAGAATTTCGTGGATGCCGGGCAGGGTGCTGGTCTGCACCCCCGCCCGCTGGCAGATCTCGACGGTTTCGCGAATCACACTGCCCGAAACGGTGGGCATGGCGATGATCACCTTGCGAATGTGCAGCGATCGCACCAGCTCCGGGATCTGGCTGCGGTTGCCCGCCACCGGCAGTTTGCGAATGCGCAGGTGCAGCTTGGCCGGGTCGTCATCCACAAAGGCGACGGGGCGCAGGCCCAAGGACGGGTTGCGCTGCATTTCCTGCACCAGCGACACCCCGGCGCTGCCCGCCCCGACGACGAGAACGCGATCGCGGCGAAAGAAGGTGCGGCGCGACTGCCCCAGCCGCTCCAGGGTGCGCACCCTAAACCGCAGCGCCCCCACCAGCAAAAAGGCCACAATGGCGTCGAGCAGGGGCAGCGATCGCGGCAGGCCAGCCAGCCAGGTGGGGGAAAGTGCCGCAAAGGCCAGGGTTTGCAGCGCGATCGCCGCCAGCATCATCAGAGTGATCTGCTGAAGCTCGTCCACGCTGGCGTAGCGCCAGCAGCGTCGGTAGCCGCCAAACGCCCCGAGCACGCCCAGCTTAATCAGCAAAAACGCCAGGGTAAACCACACAATCTGAGGGTAGTAGGCCTGAACATTAATCGCTCCATCCAGCCGCAGGCCCAGGGCGAGCAGCGGCGACACCAGAAAAATAGCTATATCGGCCAGCAAAACATAGCGATTTCTGAGCTGGGGTAATCGGTTATTGTGCTTAAACAACATTTTAAAGAATTCTCCTGAGATGCGCTCCAAACAGCAGTTGACTATTGATTGAATGGACAGTAAAACTGTTTTGATCTCGATCCAAAATTTTGAGTCTTGAGGCCTAGCCCCAAACTCAATAAATGCAGAACGACTGTCTTTGCCTCCAGCAGATTGAATCGAAGAGAAATGGCAGAATTCCCGCCAAATTTCTCCTTGAATCATCTCTAAAAAACTTAAATGGTCAGCAGCATAGTCAAAATCAGAACGTTATAGAGATCGTTTACCTGGCGACAACTATTGGGAGCATCCCGATTTTGCAGGTGTCTGCGTCATTTCCACGAAAGTCGGCATCCATCTGGGAGTAGCCGTCCAACGTAAATTCCTGTCTACACAGGAATGACAGGCCAGCTAGCCGTCAAAATGGCAAATTCACATAGGTGGGATGCACCCCAACTATCGGTTGATTGGCTCGTTGTTCTAACGATCTGTCTACTAAAGCCAAACAGCAATGTGCATCGATCTAACTGTTGGATTGTCCAAGCAGCATAGGCGATGCCGCCATCGGATCTATGCCAGAATGCCACAGACTCAGGCTGACCAGTTAACTCTATTGAGCTGCATTTCAATGGCATTCATGAAGTTTTTGTGAAGTCAAATTCATCGACTGGCAACAAAAATGGCGGGCTGTTGATTGGGCAATTTGGCCCTCACCGAAGTCTTCTTTAAGGGTAAAAAAACTGAAATAGCACTCTACGTATCTATACCCGCTATGACAATTTTAGTGACCGGAGCGGCCGGCTTTATTGGCTATCATTTAGCCCATCGACTGCTGGCTGAGGGGCACCGGGTCTACGGCATCGACAACCTCAACGACTACTACGATGTGCGGCTTAAGCAAGCCCGCCTGGGTCAGCTGATGGCCTTTGAAAAATTCGAGTTTGATCAACTCGACATCAGCGATGGCCCCAGACTCAATACTCTTTTTTGCCAGCAGCCCTTTGAGCAGGTGGTGCACCTGGCAGCCCAGGCGGGGGTGCGCTACTCGCTGCGCAACCCCCAGGCCTACGTAGCCAGCAACCTGGTGGGGTTTGCCAATGTGCTGGAGGGCTGCCGCGATCGCGTCTCCCACCTGATCTACGCCTCCTCCAGTTCGGTCTACGGGGCCAACAAAAAGGTGCCCTTTGCGGTGGGCGATCGCGTAGACTACCCCATTTCGTTCTACGCCGCCACCAAAAAATCCAACGAGCTGATGGCCTACGCCTACAGCCACCTCTACGGCCTGTCGGTGACGGGACTGCGATTTTTTACGGTGTACGGCCCCTGGGGCCGCCCCGACATGGCCTACTTCAAGTTTGTGCAGGCCATTGACCAGGGCCAGCCCATCGATATCTACAACCACGGCCACATGGAGCGCGACTTTACCTACATTGACGATGTGGTAGAAGGGCTGGTACGTCTGCTCGACCGCCCGCCCCAGCGCCAGGCCGACCAGCCCCCCTACCGGCTCTACAACCTGGGCAACCACCGCCCCATGCCCCTGCTCAAATTTATTGAAATCATCGAGCAGGAGATGGGCAAAATTGCCCAGAAAAACTGGTTGCCCATGCAGCCCGGCGACGTGCCTATCACCTACGCCGACATTGACGATTTGGCTAAGGCGATCGACTTTCGCCCCACCACGACCCCAGAGGTGGGCCTGCGGCAGTTTGTGCAGTGGTACCAGGACTACTACGGCAAGGCAACTGCACCGGCCCAGCAACCGGCTGTAGCTCAGTCAAGCTAGGCAATCTGGCAGGTCTTTGGCGATCGCCTTTGCTACGGTGAGTTAACTATCTCGCTGGTGAATCAGCAATTGAATTGGGGGAGGAAAAACAGCTCCGGCAGAGAAGCATTCTTTAACAAATTTATGCCGCTCGTGCAGTGGCTGTTTATGGGGACACCCGAGGAAAATACTGCACTCTTAAAACATTTTTCAAAGCTGTCGATAGCAGGTTTTACCTGGGTGAAATACATCGCGATGATCCATCCTGTTCCCCTGTTAAGGGGGTGAAGCGTGAAACTTAAGCAGGCAGAGATTCGAAGGAATTTAGAACCCAGTTGTTGCGCACCTGATCAAATCGAGAACCGCTATATAACCCTCTGAATTTTAAGTTTTAGTTCACCCTACCTCCCCAGTAGTCAGTCAAGTTAAATGTGACAGGTTAACCGGTTGACGGCCTACGAAAAACGGTAAGCGGTTCGCCTTAAATCGCTTACCGTGAACCGTTTTCCCTAAGTCCCATTCCCCGGCATTATTTTTTTGACTGAGCCCTAGTGAAGCAAGGGGTGTCATCGTCCTGTAAAGTCCGCTCCCCCACGTTCGCTCCCTCGCTATTGCCATGAATACAAGTCAGTATTGGATGATGCTCAAACGTCGCTGGCTGCCCGCCACGGTGGTGTTTACCAGCGTAGTGGCCGGTACGGCGGCTACCCTGGCGCTCCAGCCTGAGATTTACCAGGCAGAGGGCAAAATTCGCTTTACCGGAGCCGACAAGGCGGCGGCGCTGACCGGAGTCGGGGCTGGAGTCGGCGGGTTTGACCCCACCGTCGAGTCCAACAACCCCATCACCACCGAGATGGAGGCGATTCGCTCGGCCCCGATTCTCGATGCCACCCTGGAGCAAGTGAACGCTCTGCTGCCCGCCGACCAGGCCCCCCTGACCCGCGGTGACCTCAAGCGCAATCTCAAGCTCACCAGCCCGCGCGGCACCGACATTCTGCTGATGGCCTACCGCAGCAAGACCCCCGATCTGGCTCAGGCCATCGTCGATACGGTGATGGCGGTCTACCTCGACCAGCACATTCAAGACAACCGCGCCGAGGCCGTGGCCGCCCGCGAGTTTCTAGAGCGAGAGCTGCCCGGTGCCGAGGCGCGGGTGCAGGCGGCGGAGACCGAGCTGCGCCGCTTTCAGGAGGCCCACCAGGTGGCCTCGCTGGAGGAAGAAAAAGGCGCGATGGTAATCGCCCGCGAGGAGCTGCGCCGCCACATTGCCGAGGCCAACTCTGAACTGGCTGACGCCAGCGCCCAGGTAGATACATTCAGCCAGCAGCTGGCGATGACCCCGCAGCAGGCGATCGCCCTCACCTCCCTGAGCCAGTCGGCGGGGGTGCAGGATATTCTCACCCAGTTTCAGGCGGTGGAGGCGCAGCTGGCGGTGGAGCGGGTGCGCTACCGCGACGCCAGCCCGGTGGTCTCAACCCTGCTCTCTCGCCGCGAACACCTCGCTGCCCTGCTGGATGAGCGGGTGAGCGAGGCGCTCAATGGCCTGCCCGCCCCGCCCAAGGGCCAGCTGCAAGGGGGCGAACTCAAGGCGGCCCTGGCCGGAGATCTGGCCCGCACCGAGGCCAAACGCCAGGGCCTGGCCCAGCAGGTGAATGCCCTGACCACCGCGCAAAACGCCTATGCCCAGCGGGCCGCTCAGCTGCCCTTTCTAGAGCAAGAACAGCGGGAGCTGATGCGACGGCTGGAGGCGGCCCAGTCAACCTACTCGCTGCTGCTGGGGCGGCTGCACGAGACCCGCGTCAGCGAAAACCAGAACGTGGGCAATGCCCGCATTCTGCAACCGGCGGTGGTGCTGGAGCGCCCGGTAGCCCCGCGCCAGGGGTCGTTTTTGGCCACCGGGACGCTGCTGGCGCTGGGCCTGGCGGGGCTGACGGCCCTGGGGCTGGAGTCGCGCGATCGCAAGGTCAAAACCGCCGCCGAGGCCAAAGACCTGTTTGGCCTCACCCTGCTGGGCATGATTCCTGACCACCGCTGGGGCAACCTGCCCGGTGGCCACACCGAAGTTGTGGTCGAGCAGGCCCCCAGCAGCGCGATCGCCGAAGCCTACCGGATGCTGCAAGCCAACCTCAAATTTCTCAGTTCTGACCGCGTCATCAAGACCGTCGTGATCACCAGCTCGGTGATTGGCGAGGGCAAGTCCATTGTGTCGGCCAATCTGGCTATGGCCCGCGCCCAGACCGGCCAGCGGGTGCTGCTAATCGACGCCGACATGCGCTGCCCCCGCCAGCACCAGATCTGGCAGGTGGTCAACGACCAGGGCCTGAGCAACCTGCTGGTGGAACCCCAGACCACCCAGGGCATTCTCAAGACCCCGGTGGAGCACCTGGATGTGCTCACCGCCGGAGTGCTGCCCCCCAACCCGGCGGTGCTGCTCGACTCCCAGCGCATGGTGGCGGTGCTAGAGCAGCTGGGCCAGACCTACGACTTTATTGTGATCGACACCCCCGCCCTCAACATCGGCGTCGATGCCCTGGCCCTGGGCCAGATGGCCGACGGGGTGGTGCTGGTGACCCGCCCCGGCACGGTGGATATCGACAGCGCCGCCGTGG encodes the following:
- a CDS encoding cyclic nucleotide-binding domain-containing protein, with protein sequence MNAHLSCQPRRVLLTPRCKFDHPAKGAQTASQDRVSIPLIETLLAEIESAQIDSFELGDEIVTYRPRSSPLSERDHLFLIVSGTVRLLARNEGLQKTVSVACLGLGEAFGCDRIFYGQPLPYRARAATPCQLLRLSAQALGQGLSRWPLLLGCLQGQMRRRSQLAFFKQCTPLGAVPSTTLSQGLLPRLIEQPLPAGRPLAEAALTPGDYLWLRRGHLLNPSTPDWSPQVGDGWRYALPQGHWVAQTDGLLYRLVGHSPIGDNIKRLLSV
- a CDS encoding SLBB domain-containing protein; its protein translation is MNPLSTGHLRRWPIGAASLALGLLASSPAGLASPLTPLPPAPAPEHQAVAPMPTVAVDTETYLLGPGDRVLIDIFNVPEHSGERQVLIDGSVNLNWVGGVAVKGLTLTQAAAAIAAAYDRYLYDPLVTVTLTSPRPLRVSVAGAVNRPGSYVVSFTEAPGSAPDARWPTVTQALQQAGGITQFANVRQVQVERQQSPDTATTLNLDLWALLQSGDLSQDIALRDGDSIVVPTTTAIAPAEARSLASASFSPAMIQVNVVGEVPRPGTVEVPPNTPLNQALLAVGGFDNSRAQTGSVQLVRLNPDGSVSQREVAVDFTQGINEDTNPILYANDVIIVGRSGTAQFSDSFDGVLETIGKIFPFFFLF
- a CDS encoding nucleoside-diphosphate sugar epimerase/dehydratase, producing the protein MLFKHNNRLPQLRNRYVLLADIAIFLVSPLLALGLRLDGAINVQAYYPQIVWFTLAFLLIKLGVLGAFGGYRRCWRYASVDELQQITLMMLAAIALQTLAFAALSPTWLAGLPRSLPLLDAIVAFLLVGALRFRVRTLERLGQSRRTFFRRDRVLVVGAGSAGVSLVQEMQRNPSLGLRPVAFVDDDPAKLHLRIRKLPVAGNRSQIPELVRSLHIRKVIIAMPTVSGSVIRETVEICQRAGVQTSTLPGIHEILNGRVSLGRVRDVQIEDLLRRDPVQMEGEQVANLVRGKRVLVTGAGGSIGSELCRQLLQCHPAELILVGHGENSIFNIQQELKKVVQGMGDRPKISPFIADIRFRHRLEHGFRQFQPQMVFHAAAHKHVPMMESNAAEAVTNNILGTQNLVTLAQRYQVEHFVMISTDKAVNPTNIMGASKRVAEMLVLQAARQSGQRYEVVRFGNVLGSRGSVVPTFKRQIAEGGPITVTHPDICRYFMTIPEAVQLVLQAATMGQGGEVFMLDMGQPVKIVDLAKELIRLSGYELGKTMHIVFTGLRPGEKLYEELFVGGEQYTATRHPKLFVVTNASGIVPAQLDRLVRALGRAALRHDPTEITFLLEQLVPGFRPQYQPSVTAPDPAPLKPAVEPKPKPLPRPTVEPRPVSVLAGSYDKTA
- a CDS encoding NAD-dependent epimerase produces the protein MTILVTGAAGFIGYHLAHRLLAEGHRVYGIDNLNDYYDVRLKQARLGQLMAFEKFEFDQLDISDGPRLNTLFCQQPFEQVVHLAAQAGVRYSLRNPQAYVASNLVGFANVLEGCRDRVSHLIYASSSSVYGANKKVPFAVGDRVDYPISFYAATKKSNELMAYAYSHLYGLSVTGLRFFTVYGPWGRPDMAYFKFVQAIDQGQPIDIYNHGHMERDFTYIDDVVEGLVRLLDRPPQRQADQPPYRLYNLGNHRPMPLLKFIEIIEQEMGKIAQKNWLPMQPGDVPITYADIDDLAKAIDFRPTTTPEVGLRQFVQWYQDYYGKATAPAQQPAVAQSS
- a CDS encoding polysaccharide biosynthesis tyrosine autokinase, with translation MNTSQYWMMLKRRWLPATVVFTSVVAGTAATLALQPEIYQAEGKIRFTGADKAAALTGVGAGVGGFDPTVESNNPITTEMEAIRSAPILDATLEQVNALLPADQAPLTRGDLKRNLKLTSPRGTDILLMAYRSKTPDLAQAIVDTVMAVYLDQHIQDNRAEAVAAREFLERELPGAEARVQAAETELRRFQEAHQVASLEEEKGAMVIAREELRRHIAEANSELADASAQVDTFSQQLAMTPQQAIALTSLSQSAGVQDILTQFQAVEAQLAVERVRYRDASPVVSTLLSRREHLAALLDERVSEALNGLPAPPKGQLQGGELKAALAGDLARTEAKRQGLAQQVNALTTAQNAYAQRAAQLPFLEQEQRELMRRLEAAQSTYSLLLGRLHETRVSENQNVGNARILQPAVVLERPVAPRQGSFLATGTLLALGLAGLTALGLESRDRKVKTAAEAKDLFGLTLLGMIPDHRWGNLPGGHTEVVVEQAPSSAIAEAYRMLQANLKFLSSDRVIKTVVITSSVIGEGKSIVSANLAMARAQTGQRVLLIDADMRCPRQHQIWQVVNDQGLSNLLVEPQTTQGILKTPVEHLDVLTAGVLPPNPAVLLDSQRMVAVLEQLGQTYDFIVIDTPALNIGVDALALGQMADGVVLVTRPGTVDIDSAAVAKERLSQSRQPVLGQVINGILPQHEPHSYFYYGTYGQAVGSPLGATVGRDRRLA